The region GGGTTGATCTGAGGGTGCAGAACCAGCAGATAAGAAGGACTGTGTACCTATGAGCAATGACCAATCTGCAGCAGCAGGAAGCCAACCCTCATCTCCAGTAACCAGCCCAGCTGCCAGTCCACTGCCAGAAGTCAGGCTCCCAGGAGATCAGAACCCTGTCTCCAGCAGCCAGCCCAGGAAGCTCAGCAGGGACTTCTGCAATGATCGACCCCAAATGGCTGACAGCTATCAATAACTgacaattattaatattattagtaaCTGGTAACTTCCTGGATTTTCATCCCTGCTTCCCTCATGGGACCAATCAGAGAAAGTCAAATATGCCCCCTCCCCGGTCCCAGAGGATTCCTCGCTCTGGTTAACCTGCAGACTGCTGAGCTCACCCCCTCTTCTGCCTGTGTGGAGCCTCTGCCAAACACAAGTGGTGGTGGTGGCTCCCTCCGGGTAGCCAGCTCGGACTCCTGTCCTTTGCCGCCCTTTGCCTGTCCTCATTGGCTTGGACTTTATTTCTACAGTGGGTTATTGGTTTTCGTCTTGTACCCATGGGCTCTGGAGAGGTTCTTGTTAGAAAGCACAAATGTATGTCAGCATGGGTCCCAGAAGCCCAGGGAGGGCTTGTAAATGCTGAGACTGAAATCAAGCTTCTTGGGGAGGCTTCTGCCCCTTTGGGTGCTGGGCAGAGCAGGTAAACGGTGCGGGCGTGGAGGTTAGGGAAGAGGCTGTCGGGCAGAGGGCTTCGGGTGCAATCAGGATGGGCACCGCTCCAGCTGTCCTACTGGGGGAGAGAAGCACAAGTGCCCGGATTTGGCTGGAAGTTCTGACGTCCCCAGCTTTGGGAGCAGAGATCCCCAGGCTGGCTGGTCTACCCCCAATCCTTTGCCTGGCCTGTGGGCCCCACGCTCTGCCTTCTTCCATGGGCTTCTTCCTCGGGGGGCCCTGGCCACGTGTTTGGTCTGTGGAGGCTCCGGCTTGCATCTTCCCAGTTCAGGGTCCTGGGAGGAGGACAGCGGCTGTTTGCAGCAAAAGTCCTGGGACTCGACTCACTGGAGGAAATCGGATGTGGCCCCATCTACAAGCTGGTAAAACTGCCTGCCTGGTTGTGGGGGATGCGTCCTGCCAATTGGCGGGTCACAGACTCCCCAGGAGCAAGGGCGGGACCACCATGGAACAGTGGTCCtcaccaaaaagtaaaaatggggTCAGAAGGGAACCAGCCCTGAGCAGTCAAAACCAGCAAGTAAGCCATGGAGCCCAGGAGGACAGCCCTGCAGAGTCCCAGGGACACCTGGGTTTCCTCCCGAGCCTGGGAAGCCCAGAAATGCAGAGAGGGAGTGAGGATGAGGGGACCAGACCCAGGGAGGCCgctgcagactgagctgcagaactTGCTGTTGTGTCACCACCCAGATGCCCTGGAGGGGGCTGGGCGCCCAGGCTGGCTGCACCCTTCCTCCGCAGTCCTTGACCCTGCTGGCCCAAGGCCGCCAGTCCAGCCTGTGCCCTGCCGTGGTCCCATCCTTCCTTGGACACGTGGCAGGGAAGCTCCTCCTGCGGTGGGCGGGTTCCTTATGTCTGCACTCTGCGGCTTCAGTACACAACTTCCTTCCTGCTCTCGTCATTTCTCAGTTCCCGCTCCTGATGTGCATCAGAGCCTACGTTAGAGAATGAGGTCATCCTGTGGCCAGTGTCCATTCTCCCACCCGGCGGTACACTGACCTCCCTGTGACTAATGAGGGCAATGGCCAGAGGGTGGGCAGGATCAGGGGGGTGGGGTTGGTCCCATGGAGCCCCATTGCCTGACAGAGTCTGGGGTGTGCAGgaaggcatgcgccaccacaacccctgctccccacccctgaTCCTCAGGACCACGAGCCCCCAAACTCAGTCTGCCACATTCAAAGTCTCCCCAGTTTGCACATGACTTTGGGGCTCCATTCctggtatggtttggatgtgaggtgtccatccaaaaagctcctgtgttaatgcaggaatattcagggGTGAGGGTTGGCCCGAGAGGGCCGCACCCTAATTAGTCCTTCCTGATTTGGGTGGACTGCCTGTGTGGTGACTGCAGGCTGGCGGGGGTGACTGGGGGAGGAGGTCCCTGGGGGTTGCCCTAGTGTAGGGTTGCTCTCCCCACGACCCcgtcctctctctttctctctctgcttccttgacGCCACGAGCTGAGCAGCTTCGATCCACCCCCCTCTCCAaggatgctctgcctcaccttgggcccagagagaAGGAGTCGGCcatctacagactgagacctctgataccataagccaaaataaacttttcctcctctaaattgtctTTGTcgagtgttttggtcacagtgacacaaagctgactaaaacagtgcccTACTCTGCATTCGCAGCCCACCCTAGATTCTGGACCTAGGATGGGTCTGTTTCTTGTCAGCCCTTCCATGGTTTCAGGATTTAAGATCATTCAAAACACTCACAGAAacacccagaataatgtttgGCCAAATGCGTGGACACCTGGGGCCCAGCCAGATGGACATCTGAAGTGCAGTGTTTCCCCATGGTACTTCCAGCACGGAGATGGATTTATACCCAGCTGTTAGAGCCCCTGGTGATGGTCTTGTTCTCTTTCCATTCAGACCTGTGCCCTTTGTGGCATCGCACAGGCTCACAACCTCAGATACCACCCAGATCCTCAGGATTCTGTGTTCTCGTGTCCAGCCTGAACTCTTTCTCCAGATCCACGTATCCACttcctcctgccttctctccaCTTGTGTGTCTAATGCACACCCAGCCCGGCCTGTCCCAAGCTGAGCTCTGGCTCTGGTCGCTTTAAGCCCACCATGGCTCAGACCCCAAACACTGGCTTCATCCctaacttttcttcctcttcctgtggCATCTGTCTGTCAACAAACACTGTCTTTTCACTCACTTCTCCGCCCTGCACCACACCCATCTGGACCCCAAGTCCCCATCTCCTATCCCTGGCATTGCAACTGGCGAGTTTGTGCAGGAGGTGGGGTGATCACTGGAAACAGGAGAAACTCCTGTTGGAGAACAGTCCTCACAGTGCACTCAGGTAATGGCTCATCTTAGGCATCATCGGGACTGGGTCGTGGGTTATCTGGATGTTTGCTCAGACATTATTCTGGGTGCTTCAGTGAGGGCAtttggaataagatggacatttAAATGAGCAGACTTTGAGTTAATTGTGTTGCCCTCCTCAATGTGGGTGGGCCTGGGCCTACCAGCTGAATACCTGAGTAGACCGACAGACCCTCCTGCAAGTAAGTAGATCTAATCGTTTGCTGACTGCTTCAACCTGGGGCATGAGTTTCTCTCTACCTTCAGGCTGGAACTGATATGTGGGCTCTTCCCAGCTCTCTTCCTGCCAGCTGTGGACTCCAACACCAATGGCTgccctgggtctccagcttgccaACTACATATCTTGGAATCTGTGATTGTGTGAGCCAATTCCCTATCCAGGACTTACCCTTATCCCTGAGGGACAGCTTCCAGGAACCCCAGGGGTGCCTGAAGCTGCAGATAGTGCCAAGTCTCCCACAAGCATTGAGAACTTTCACATTTTCCCTGAAGGGAAGAAATTTGCACTTCTCTTTGGCAAATCTAAATTGTTGACATAATTTTTCTTGTGCTCTGGGGACAATAAGTAAAGTAAGGGCTACCTGAACACAAGCCCATGAAATGGCAACAGTTGGTCTGAGAACTGAAATGGTTAGTAATGGGAGGGTAGCCTATACAGCTATGGATATgctagaaaaaaggaaaatacatatcTTGGGCAAGAGAGAGCAGGACAGTACATGATTTCTTCACAGTGCTTAGAATGGGGAGAAATTAAAATTCCTGGATTGTggatttctggaattttccatacactttaaatttctttttgttgttgttgttgttgttggaccaTGAAGCCAGGGAATGTGAAGATGTGGAATAAGAGGGACTACCACAATaaatacacacacgcacatacaatCGGTTCCGTTTCTCAGGAGAGCCCTGATGAATGCATTCAGCAATCGTCAAGTTCATGCAACAGCCTCCAGATCTCTCCACCATCTGGCCCAGGACAACTTCCTGGATCACACTCCCCCCTTTCCCATCCATCACTGTCCTGCCGTCACCTGGCATTTCCCATGCCCATCACCCAACTCCCTTGGGGTTCTAGAGGTGCCCTTTCCCTTGGAATGGACCACTTTGCCTAGACACTGAACTCACTGCCTTGCGCCCCTCCTGTCTTGACAGAGGGCATCTCTGGCATGTGGCCTTCCCTGGCCATGTTACCAAACACAGCAGATCTCAACAAATCCTCTTCGGCACTcctgatttcatatttttcctagAACAAATCATTCCCTGGGAGACTATGTCTCCCCACTGGAATTTCTGACTCACCTCCCAACCTGAACTTATCCTCTGCGGTATCTTGGTGCCCCGTGGGTGTCATGATGAACGAAGGAATGAAGTTCAGTGCCAGGCATCTCCTAGGCACACTACACACATGAATCATGGGACCCTCACACAGCATTTCAATGATTGCCTCTATTTTCCAGATGAGCAAATTTAGACACAGAGAGTGCAGGTGACTTTCATAAGGTTGAACAGCTATAGGCCAAGTCTGGGTTCCTCCTCGGGCACTTCCTCCAAACCCCTACCTACTCTAAGGCCTGATCTGGACATCGTCACCAGGCGTGAGGACAATCACAGGGTCAGTGACCCAAATCCAAGGGACCAGGAGACACCATGGTAACTAACCAGGAGGGTCCACATCTTCCCTGTTATGGGCCAGTTCACATCCACGTGGTGTATGTGTGGCTAAGGACTGGCCACCCTTCCTGAGGGGGGACACCCACCACCTGGACACAGCCCAGCCTCCCCTCGTCACAGCTCCTGACAGTGAATTTGCTCTTTGTTCCCCCGAGGAGACTCAATGAGCCTCAGGAAAGGGGGTCCCCACTCAGGGTTCTGGATCTTGAGTCTGGGCACATCCTCCACCCCCAGCTGTCCTTCCTCTTTCCCATCTGTATCCACCCCTTGATGATCTACTGCTGATTTACACCATTTTATAGGAGAAGCACTTCCAGCCTCCTGTCTGGACAAGACTCCACCCTCTGGGGACCTCAGCTCATCCCTGAGGCAACTGTAGGTTGGGGAGGCAGCtggtccccagccccacctcagcACCAGCAGCACAAGGCACCAGTTCCCCTTTGGAGGGTGACCACAGCTGTCACTCACCACTGGCTTCCTGCCAGGGCTTCCTCTGTCCTGCCCTACCCCAGCTTCAGAGGACCCTGGACTGGCTCCGGCCCTGGCACATGCAGGATGCTgcccctgctgctgctgcccttgCTCTGGGCAGGTGAGTGGGCTGAGGGAGGGGTGGCCAGGACGGGGACGGGGCTGAGCTGAGCCTCTGTGTCCCCCCAGGGTCCCTGCAGGAAGATGCGGGGTACAAGCTCCAGCTGCAGGAGTCGGTGACAGTGCAGGCTGGCCTGTGTGCCCTGGTGCCCTGCTCCTTCTCCTACCCCTGGAGAAGGAAGGATCCCCCCAGCAAGCTCTACATCTCCTGGTTCCGGGAAGGGGACTGGACATACTATTATGGTCCTGTGGCCACAAACAACCCAGTCGTGGACGTCAGAACAGAATACAGGAATCGATTCCATCTCCCTGGGGACGTCAGGgacaacaactgctctctgctcATCAGAGACGCCAAGAAGGAGGACACAGGAAGCTACGTCCTGAGAGCAGATATaggacagaatataaaatatatctacaGAGATAAGAAGCTGACTCTGCAGGTGACAGGTAGGCGGGGCCCAGGATGGTACCCAGGTAGTGAAGACCCCTGGATTAGAACAGGGTCAGGACATTAGAGCTGTCCCTGCTCTGGTCTTGGGGCCGGGTGCTCAGAGGTGGTACAGGACCCAGGGCCAGCTTGGACCCTGAGGCTCCAGTCACTCTCAGCGTCCCCCTGGGTGTCCCCTCTCTCTGGGGCCCAGGCATCTGGCTCTCTCCTCCTCAGCCCTCACAGAGAAGCCCGTCATCCACTCTCTGGAGCCTCTGGAGTCCGGCCGCCCCACAAACCTGAGCTGTCGCCTGCCGGGGTCCTGTGAAGGGGGAAGGCCTCTCCGATTCTCCTGGACAGGGGCGGTCACTAGCTCCATGGCCCCCGGGGCCCTCCAGTCCTCAGTGCTCAGCCTCACCCCGCGGCCCCAGGACCATGACACCAACCTCACCTGTCAGGTGAAACTGCAAGGATCTGCGGTGACCACGGAGAGAACCGTCCAGCTCAATGTGTCCTGTGAGTGCAGGAGGCCAGCGGGGTCCCCAGGGTATTGTGagcagggagtgtgtgtgtgtgtgtgtgtgtgtgtgtgtgtgtgtgagtgtgtgtaggAATGTAGAAGGATAAAGTCAGACAACTAGTTTGTGGAACTGAGCGCTTGGAGTCCAGGTTGGGGGGTCAGAGGGACAGCACCCCCCCTTCCTGATGTCCATGGCCACCTTGGGCTCCTCCATTGGCCCACGCCCTTCCCACTGCTCACTCTGAAGCAGGGCCCTGTCTTTCCTCCCAGATGCCCCTCAGAACCGCAGCGTCCGCATCCTCTTTGGAAACGGCACAGGTAGGAAAGTGCTGGccctcctgggctgggctgggaggtCTCCACAAGCCCAGGGTTCAAATCCCAGGGATGGGAACCTCCCTCCGGGCCCTTGAGGGGGCCATCCCCCACCCTCAGCAAGGTCTCCCATGGACACGCCCAGCAACGCATTTGGGaatccctttttcttcttttccattttattgctGATGGTGATAAAATAAACAGGTACAAATTACCCTCCTGGCCACTTCTGTGAGTTGGCCTGGGCAGCACAGCGGTCCATTCACAGGGTCATGCAATGAGTCTGCAGAGCCTTCCCTTGCAGAACTGAAACTGCCCCTGAACAGACCCCTTCCGGCCACTgcggcctctgctctctgccctagGCTGGCGCTGCGCCCTGCTCCCGCAGTCCTGTCCACCCCTCCCCCATGCGGGGCACCTTTCCTCTCATTGGCTCCTCCGTCCCCAGGGCCTCCAGTGGCCCCTCTCCCCACTGCTCCTGGGacctctgtttctctttctctttttgggtGATCTCATCTCTCCTCCCACCCTGCCCTGATGCCCCCCCCCCTCTGGCCAGCTCCTTCCCTGGGCCACCAGCTGCACACTTAGCCTACTCCAGCCCGTGCCTCCCCAGCACCCCTTCCCTTATCCAGGGGGTTATCTGCACATGCACCAAGTGAGTGCCTTTCCCCCAGCTGTGACCCTGCATCAGTGAGTTCAAGACCTTTCCTTCTGAAGtcactctcctcctctccttccccttggcCAGACCCAGCCCAAGTCTTGTCCTCAAACCTAGCCTCTACCTTCAGCCTCTTCCCAGCCTCCCTACCTCCTGTCCAACCTCTCCCGTCCAGGCCCTGCCTGATCCCTACAGGATCTTCTGGTCCCAGTGCTGCTCCTGTCCTTTCCCTCTTCACAGCTCCCTTCAGCTCTGCAGAACCTCAGGACAAAGCCCATGGCCTGCAGCCTGGCACGGAAGGCTCCAAAGTCCTGACCCTGCCTCTGTCCCAGCCTTAATGCTGCTTTGGGGGCACCTGGTTCTCACCGCTTGGTTGCAGATGTGTACATCTTCCTGGACCTCAGAGCTGGGTCAATTGCTGGCCCATGGCTCTCTGAGTCACCCCTCCCTGTTACTATGAGAGCCATCCTCCTCCATCCTGGCTCCGCCCACCTGTCCTTCTGCCCACCTGGCCTGACCCCAGGGCACCTCTATGACCGATCCCTTCTCAGTCCTTGCCACATGGTCTTGTCTTTCTGCTTGCTCaatgggaagaaggagggagcaACAGACCCGTCAGCTCCCTGCCTGCTGTGTCTACCCCCAGCCCTGAAGGTGGACCCACATCACTGTCTGTCCTGGAGGGTGAGTCCCTGCACCTGGTCTGCATGGCGGACAGCAACCCGCCTGCCTTGCTGAGCTGGTCCTGCAAGACCAGAGCCCTGAGTCCCTCCCAGGTCTCAGCGTCTGGGGTCCTGGAGCTGCCCTTCCTGGGGGCTGAGGATGAAGGGGAGTTTACCTGCCAGGTTCGACACCCGCTGGGCTCCCAGCACCTTTTCCTGAGCCTCTCTGTGCAGAGCGAGTAGCAGGGAAAGTGCTGGGGTGGCAACCTGGCCAGGTGTTTGGGTGGGCGAGGgctgaggcctggggacagaaCATTACCCCTCCCCTTTCCCAGGAAGCTCCTCTTCCTGCCTGTGTGTCCCTGAGAAGCAGGAGGGCTCCTGGCCCCTGATCCTCACCCTGGTCAGGGGGGCTGTCATGGGGGCTGGCTTCCTCCTCACCTATGGCCTCACCTGGATCTACTACACCAGGTGAGCTGGCCTAGCCCTCTCCAGGGAGCCCGGGGAGGGGTCCCAGAGTTCTAGGAGGGCTGAGCTGTTCTGCCACCTGGAGCTAGATTTAAAGTGGCAGGCTCTGATCCGAGGCTCCTGTTGGCTCTGCAGGTGTGCAggtgcccaggggagcagagccaagagGCCTGGCTGAGCCCCCTACCCAAGACAGAGTGAGGTATGGACACCCAGCCCAGATGGACCTCCCTGCCAGCTTCTCCCTGGAGACCCTGGGCTCACCTACTGACCACCTCTTTGCCTCCTGCCTGCCCATCTGCCTACCCCACCCATCCCTGCTGGTCTCACTCCACTGCCTGATGGTACCTTCCTACCCCTTCTTTCCTGCCTTTCTCTTCccccttcatccccagccctgcagagggAGTGAACTTGGCTCCCTGCCCCAAGACCAAGAACCTGCCATCTCAACACTTGAGTCTCTGGCCTCCCAACTTCCCGGTCAGCAGAGACCGGAATACACGTGGCGTCCTGAACCCATGACTACACGTGGTGTCCCGAACCCAGcatttcttttccagttgaagACTCTACCTCATTATAATTATTGTAAAATATTGTAGCATTTAACTATGAGTACACACTTATTAAACAATGCAACATAAAAGATTTCCCTATTTACAATCTCTGCAGCAGTTTCTGGAACACAATTATGTCTGAACGTTTCATTCCATTTTGTTGGACGTATTTTAACTAAGGCTTGCTgtgcattttcttccttccttcctctctttatttgtgctgggaatggaaccaggcGCCCTGCATGCTAAGCCGTGCTTGCCGGAGCTGACCCCACCCTTCGTGTTCATTTTTTGATGCGTAAGGTCAGTTGAGTAAGAGGAAGATTGAAGAGCACGGTAGGCGGAAGTTCCCCTGTGGACACTTCTTTGACTCCACCACCGGGCGCAGCCTGCCGATGTCCAGCCCCCCACCCTTCTATGGCTCTCTGGGCCCTTCCAGTGCACCCACTTCCACAGGGGCCACCAATCCCTCTTCCAACCATATACTTCTGTATTGCCAGAGTCTGGGCTTCCTACCCCTGGTGGGATAGCATGGGGCCTCCCTCCCACCAGTTCTAGGATTGAAGGAGCGACTCTGCCCAGCCCCAAAGCCCCAGgcaattttaatacttttattttgagatggggtcttgctaagttgccctgtctagccttgaacttgcgatcctcctgtcccTGGCCTCCggactcactgggattacaggcgtgtccACCCAGCTGGCTCATGTTGACTCTCAATATGGTTTCTCTGTCTTATCCATGACATGACGTATACGGATAGTTCATTTTGGggttttatattgtttttgtatttaatagcGTATTCCATGTGTCAATGTATCCCTGGTAATTTACTCTTTCTAAAGGGTTTTGacattattcagtcataaaataaaaagaagggtcAGGAGTGGGATGAGGCAGCTACAGGGGAGGGTGAGgcgggaggatggcaagtctgaggccagcctgggcagttcaGCAAGATGCTgtgttcaaaataaaataagcagagctggggctggggctcagtggcagtgcacttgcctggcatatgtgaggcactgggtttgattctcagcactgcacagaaataaataaaataaaagcccatcgacaactaaaaatattttaaaaaatcgttaaaacaatataaacaaataaaataagcaaaaaggcttgggatttggctcagtggtagagcaccacaaggttcaatccccaatataggtaggtaggtaggtaggtagggagggagggagggaggaaggaaggaggaagagaagggaggaaggaagaaggaaggaggaaggaagaaaggaggaagagaaagaaggaaggagggaggaaggaggaagagaagaaaggaaggaagggagagaagaaaggaaggaaggaggaagagaaggaaggaggaagagaaggaaggaaggaggaaggaagaaggaagagaagaaaggaagaagggaggaaggaggaagagaaggaaggaagagaagaaaggaaggaaggaggaaggaaagaggaaagaaggaaggaaggaggaaggaaggaaggaggaagagaaggaaggaaggaggaaggaagaaggaagagaaggaaggaggaagagaaggaatgaaggaacgaggaagagaaggaaggaaggaagcagggagggagggaggaaggaaggagggagggagggaggaggtaggaaggaaggagggagggaggaaggagggagggaggaggaaggaaggaagaagggagggagggagagagacagggagggagggaggatagaggaagggagggagggaggaaggagggaggaaggaaggaggaaggaggaagggaggaggtaagaaggaaggaaggaagaaagaaggaaggaaggaggaaagaaggaaggaaggaagaagagaaggaaggaaggaggaagagaaggaaggaaggagaaaggaaggaaggaaaaagagaaggaaggaagggagggggaaggaaggaaggagggagggagggagggaggaggaaggaaggagggagggaggaaggagggagggaagaggaaggaaggaaggagggagggagggagggagagagacagggagggagggaggaaagaggaagggagtgagggaggaaggagggaggaaggaaggaggaaggaagggagggaggacggaggaggaagagaaggaaggccACCCTGGTGGCCCGGGGTAACCTGGGCGGCCCTGGAAGTGCTGTGCGACAAGGCAGACAAAGGAAGGATCCTGCGCTGTCTGTGGAAAGAGGATCTAAAGGAATCAAACTCAGAGGAGAGGAGAGCGGGACAGTGGCCAGATGGGGCTGGGGGGCCAGGGTCAGAGCAGCTGCCCCAAGTCCTCCTGGGCGTGTCCCTCACCTTCCAGGTGACTTTGACGGTGGGCGTGTCCCTCATGGGGGCGTGTCCACCACAGTGGGCGTGTCCACCGCGTGGGAGTGTCCATCGCCATGGGCACAGCTGGGAGGCCCAGGTGCACAGTCCTGCTCCTTCCTGGCTCTTCAGAACGCATCCGGTCCTCCTGTTTTGATTTAAATCTGTTCAGTGATTTCGGACTGGACGTCGTGTTGCCGCGCTCCAGAGTCAGCCCTGCTCCTCCCCGAGTGTCCTTTAGCAGTAATTCAGTTCAGGATAAACTGCGGCTGTCCCCTGGCCCCCTCCCTGCTGGGATCCCGCTGGCTGCCAGGGTGAACGCTGCTGCAGTGCCTGGTGCTGGACCCGGAGTTGTCCCCGGGCTGGACTTTCTCCTGTGGCTTCACCTTAGCCTGGCGTCCTCAGTTGCCCTGGGCTCGGCCCCAGCCTCAGGAGAGGAGAAGGCAGGTTTCTGTGGAGTGTAACCACCCTGCTTCGCACCTCAGCTCTGGCCGCGTCCTGCAGTTTCCTGCTCTTTCTTTGGTTGGTCCCTCCGCCCCAACACCaacactttgttttgttttggtttcttggactttaaccactgagccccatccccaagcctttctatatttcat is a window of Ictidomys tridecemlineatus isolate mIctTri1 chromosome 15, mIctTri1.hap1, whole genome shotgun sequence DNA encoding:
- the LOC120888058 gene encoding sialic acid-binding Ig-like lectin 14 isoform X1; amino-acid sequence: MLPLLLLPLLWAGSLQEDAGYKLQLQESVTVQAGLCALVPCSFSYPWRRKDPPSKLYISWFREGDWTYYYGPVATNNPVVDVRTEYRNRFHLPGDVRDNNCSLLIRDAKKEDTGSYVLRADIGQNIKYIYRDKKLTLQVTALTEKPVIHSLEPLESGRPTNLSCRLPGSCEGGRPLRFSWTGAVTSSMAPGALQSSVLSLTPRPQDHDTNLTCQVKLQGSAVTTERTVQLNVSYAPQNRSVRILFGNGTGGSNRPVSSLPAVSTPSPEGGPTSLSVLEGESLHLVCMADSNPPALLSWSCKTRALSPSQVSASGVLELPFLGAEDEGEFTCQVRHPLGSQHLFLSLSVQSE
- the LOC120888058 gene encoding sialic acid-binding Ig-like lectin 14 isoform X4; amino-acid sequence: MLPLLLLPLLWAGSLQEDAGYKLQLQESVTVQAGLCALVPCSFSYPWRRKDPPSKLYISWFREGDWTYYYGPVATNNPVVDVRTEYRNRFHLPGDVRDNNCSLLIRDAKKEDTGSYVLRADIGQNIKYIYRDKKLTLQVTALTEKPVIHSLEPLESGRPTNLSCRLPGSCEGGRPLRFSWTGAVTSSMAPGALQSSVLSLTPRPQDHDTNLTCQVKLQGSAVTTERTVQLNVSYAPQNRSVRILFGNGTEGGSNRPVSSLPAVSTPSPEGGPTSLSVLEGESLHLVCMADSNPPALLSWSCKTRALSPSQVSASGVLELPFLGAEDEGEFTCQVRHPLGSQHLFLSLSVQRSSSSCLCVPEKQEGSWPLILTLVRGAVMGAGFLLTYGLTWIYYTRCAGAQGSRAKRPG
- the LOC120888058 gene encoding sialic acid-binding Ig-like lectin 14 isoform X2 — protein: MLPLLLLPLLWAGSLQEDAGYKLQLQESVTVQAGLCALVPCSFSYPWRRKDPPSKLYISWFREGDWTYYYGPVATNNPVVDVRTEYRNRFHLPGDVRDNNCSLLIRDAKKEDTGSYVLRADIGQNIKYIYRDKKLTLQVTALTEKPVIHSLEPLESGRPTNLSCRLPGSCEGGRPLRFSWTGAVTSSMAPGALQSSVLSLTPRPQDHDTNLTCQVKLQGSAVTTERTVQLNVSYAPQNRSVRILFGNGTEGGSNRPVSSLPAVSTPSPEGGPTSLSVLEGSSSSCLCVPEKQEGSWPLILTLVRGAVMGAGFLLTYGLTWIYYTRCAGAQGSRAKRPG
- the LOC120888058 gene encoding sialic acid-binding Ig-like lectin 14 isoform X3, whose protein sequence is MLPLLLLPLLWAGSLQEDAGYKLQLQESVTVQAGLCALVPCSFSYPWRRKDPPSKLYISWFREGDWTYYYGPVATNNPVVDVRTEYRNRFHLPGDVRDNNCSLLIRDAKKEDTGSYVLRADIGQNIKYIYRDKKLTLQVTALTEKPVIHSLEPLESGRPTNLSCRLPGSCEGGRPLRFSWTGAVTSSMAPGALQSSVLSLTPRPQDHDTNLTCQVKLQGSAVTTERTVQLNVSYAPQNRSVRILFGNGTGGSNRPVSSLPAVSTPSPEGGPTSLSVLEGSSSSCLCVPEKQEGSWPLILTLVRGAVMGAGFLLTYGLTWIYYTRCAGAQGSRAKRPG